DNA sequence from the Edaphobacter lichenicola genome:
TGGGCTGGAAGGTTCGAACGGTATGGGTGGGTGGAAGGTTTCGGGATCCTTCGCTGCGCTCAGGATGACAGCAAAGGCAAAGGCAAAGGCAACGGCAAGGGCAAGGGCAACGGCAACGGCGGCTAGAAGTGGCGCAGGGGTTCGGTGGTGGTGGTGGATTTGTAGTCGGGATCGCCGGGGATGGGGTCGAGGTTGGAGCGGAGGTCGGCGCTGCGCTCGAGGGAGCGGCTGACGATGTCGCGGGAGCCGAGGCCGACGGCGAGGGCGAGCGTGAGGACGATGCCGCCGAAGAGGATTCCGAAGGCGAGTTCGACGACGGCGCCGCCGATCTGGAGGTGATCGAGGACCATGGCGGCGGTGAGAACGAGGACGAGCCACTTGATGCCGAGAGAGAGGAAGCGGGCGTACTGGAGCTTGGCGTTGACGGCTCCGATGAGGACGGAGCGCTCGAGGAAGCGGGCGATGAGGGTGCCGGCGATGAGGAGCAGGACAGCTCCGATGGAGTGGGTGAGGTAGGGGAGCACGAAGAGGGAGATCTGGGATTCGCCGGGGAAGGCGGCGTCGAAGGCGGAGATGCCGATGAAGCAGCCGATGGCGACGCAGCCCCAGAAGACCACGCGAGCGAGCAGAGCGGTGGGGCTATGGGCGGGGGACCAGTCGGAGATGGTGGCTGAGGAGTTGCGGGCGAGGCGCTCGTCGAACTTGGCGGCGGTGAGCGAGCGGCGAAGGAGCGCGGCGAGGCCCATGCCGATGGCGGTCATGATGACGAGCGCGAGCAGAAGAGCGATGAGGGCCGGGAGAAAGCTCGCCAGTTTGAAGAGGACCTGGTGAGCGGATTGGCGGAGTGCCTGTTCGACTTGTTGCCACATGAGAGGGTCTCCTTACGGGTGCTGGCCTTTTTTGATCGCTTTTTGTTCCAAAGAGCTTTTTTGTTGAAGTGCTTTCTCTATGGTGCTTTTTCTATGGGTTGAAGCGGTCGGGCCATCGCCAGCGCGATACGAGATAGGGTTTGTCGGTTTCAAAGGCTGCGGCTAGATCCTGGACGTGTTTTTCGGGCGGCGTGCCTGTGCTGATCAGCGTGAGGTGCGAGGCGACCCATGCGAGATAGAGCGGGGTGAGCGCGCCGAGGAGGTGACCGCGGTTGATGGTGCGGAGGCGGTAGGCGAGGATGAAGTCGTAGACGATGCGGGCCCAGAGGTTGTCGGGCATGCGGAAGCTTTCGGGTTGGAGCATGGATAGCTTTTTGAGGCCGAGGAGCGAGTTGGGCGGCAGGACGAGGGACCAGATCTCGTGGAGGTTGGTGTAGGCGAGACGGAAGGCGTCGAGCATGGGGGCGGTGTCCGGCGGCTCGGCGATATGGGTGGTTTGGGGAAGGGGCTGGGCGGCGAACTGAGCGGCGGGCTGGGTGCCGCGGGCGCGCTGCCAGAAGGAGGCTTTGGCGTCGACGTCGGCGAAGAGGGAGCCGGCGATGAGGGCGAGGAGACTGTTGAGGTCGCGATTGGCGGGTTGCGGGATGGTGCGCGGGGTGACTTCGACCTCGGCGATGGTGAAGTTGGCGGTGGAGGCTTCGGCGAGCGGCCAGAGGAAGGAGTCGTCCTGCGAGGCGGCGGTGAAGCGTTGCGCGGTGGCGGCGAGGCGGCCGGCCATGCGGAGGGAGACGCCGAGGTCGATGGCGAGGGGGAAGCGGGGGCGCGTTCCGAAGAGGGCGCGGGTGACCGGGTAGAGGATGCCTGAGTTGACGAGGCCTTCGCGGGGACCGAGGTCGTAGTGCGCGACGGAGAGGTCGTTGGTGAGGGTGGAGCTGGCGAGGGTGCGGATGGTTTCGGGTTTGAGCGACTGAGATTCGGCGCCGAGGAGAAGGCAGCTGGAGACGCGGTTTTCCTGCGCGAGCTTGTAGGTGTTGAGATAGTCGGCTGCGGTGAGAACCCAGGGGGTGGCGGAGACGGCGGTGGGGGTGTAGGGGATGAGGCGAAGGGGGCTGCCGGAGGAGAGCTGAGGGGCGGTGTCGGGTGTGGCGACCAGGACGGTGTCGTTGGGAAAGGCGAGGGCGAGGTTGGAGAGGGTGGCTTCGAAGGCCTCCTGCGAGAGGGGAACGAGGCTGACGAGCAGGCTGCCGGTTGCGGTCGTCGCTGTCGTCGTCGCTGTGGTTGCAGGCATGGCGTTGGAGGTGAGGTCGATATTTGTGTCTGCGGAGGCCATCGTGCGATGTGGACTTTCTCGGTTCGGTTGGCGGTGGCTCAGGTTGCGAATAACTGGTTGTCGTTTCAGGAAGTGTTGCTGCCGTGAGTGTACTGCCGATTGTGATAGCGCGCGAGAGCGGGAGAGGCGGTCGGGAGAGATTTTCGCTGTCTTTTGCTGTCTTCAGTTTGCCTCGGGAGTTGCCTCGGGGAAATCTTCGCAGGCATACTTCCTTGCCTGATCTGAATTTATTGTTGTGTGCATCTTACCTGTCGTTAGTCGTTGTTAGAGAGATGCGGGTTGTGGGGTATGTGGTTGCTGGCGGGGTGAATACGCCGGAGTTGGGAGGTTTTGTGGCGGAGCAGAAGAAGAAAGTCGCTGGGTCGGTGCACGAGAGGTTACATGGAGCTTTGCATGGATTGCTTCATGGATCGTTACATGGGGCTTTGCATGGTTCGAGGATTGAAGACTACAGCATGATAGGGGACTGCGAGACTGCGGCTCTGGTCTCGAAGGAGGGGTCGATCGATTGGCTTTGCTGGCCGTCATTTCCTGCTGCTGCGTGCTTTGCCGCGCTGCTGGGGACGCGGGATCACGGCTTCTGGCAGATTGCTCCGAAGGGTAAGGTGAAGGCGATCAGGCGGGAGTATGAAGGGCACACGCTGATCGTGCAGACGACGTTTGAGACGCGAGAGGGCGAGGTGTGCCTGATCGACTTTATGCCGCCGCGCGAGAAGCACTCTCATGTGGTGAGGATCGTGCGTGGAGTTCGCGGCAGGGTGTCGATGCAGATGGATCTGGCGATTCGTTTTGACTACGGAAGGACGGTGCCGTGGGTGACGCGCATTGAAGATGGAGTGCGGGCGATCGCGGGTTCGGACATGGTTACGCTGAGGACGAAGGCCCGGCTGCGTGGTGTGGGGATGACGACGCGGAGTGAGTTCACGGTGCGGAAGGGGGAGACGATGAGTTTTACGCTGACCAACTCTTCGTCTCTGGAGAAGTTGCCGCGTGAGCTTTCTGTCGATAAGGCGCTCGGGGAGACGCAGAGGTTCTGGACGAAGTGGAGCCGGAGGAATGCGTATAGGGGACCGTATGCCGAGGCGGTGGAGCGCTCGCTGATTACGCTGAAGGCGATGACGTATCGGCCGTCGGGTGGGATTGTGGCGGCGGTGACGACGTCGCTGCCGGAGAGGATTGGCGGGTCGCGTAACTGGGACTATCGTTACTGCTGGCTGCGCGACACTTCGTTTACGCTGCTGATTTTGATGCAGGCCAGTTATATGGATGAGGCGGTGGAGTGGCGGAGGTGGTTGCTGCGAGCTATCGCCGGGGCGCCGGACCAGGTGCAGACGATCTATGGGATCTGCGGCGAGAGGCAGCTGGTGGAGTGGGTGGCGGACTGGCTGCCGGGCTATGAGGGTTCGAAGCCGGTGCGGATTGGGAACGCGGCGGTGGATCAGTTTCAGCTGGATGTGTTTGGCGAGGTGTCTTCGGCGTTGTCGAGAATTCCGCAGGCCGAGGATGAGATACGCGTGTCGGCGAGTTCGGTGCAGGCGGCTCTGATCGATCATCTGTGTAAGGTGTGGCCGGAGCCGGATGAGGGGATATGGGAGACACGTGGAGGTGCGCAACACTTTACGCACTCGAAGGTGATGGCTTGGGTGGCGCTGGATCGGGCGATCAAGCATCATGAGCAGTTCGACGGAAAGGGCGATGTGAAGCGGTGGAAGAAGAATCGCGAGATGCTGCATCGGGAGATTTGCAGGAAGGGGTTCGATAAGAAGCTGAACAGCTTTGTGCAGTCGTATGGGTCGAAGCAGCTGGATGCGTCGTGTCTGTTGATTGGGCTGGTGGGATTTCTGCCGATGGATGATCCGCGGATACTTGGCACGGTGGAGGCGATCGAGCGGCGGCTGATGAAGGATGGCTTTGTGGAACGATACGATACGAAGAAGACGAAGGATGGGCTTGCTGGAGGGGAGGGCGCGTTTCTGGCTTGCAGCTTCTGGCTGGTGACGAATCTGTGGTTGATTGGACGGAAGGAAGATGCGAAGGCGATGTTCGAACGGCTGCTTGCGCTGCGCAACGATGCCGGCCTGCTGTCGGAGGAGTACGATCCTATTGAGAAGCGGATGGTGGGGAACTTTCCCCAGGCTCTATCGCATATTGCGTTGATCCATGCTGCTTTTGCGATGTCGGGTCTGTGGTCGCCTGAGCAGCAGGCTCGAGCAAGACCCGCATTGCGTCGTCGGGCTCAGTAGCCGGGCTTAGTGCTTTCGCATCGTGTAGCGGGTGGTTTCATTGCTACGGGCCTGCACGCGGGAGTTTCTGGATTGCGTCGCCGGCGGTGAATACAACCAACGGAAGTAAATGCGTCTCTAACGAGTTACCTGGATTTTTTTGTGCGGAATATCTGCGTGAATGTTACTGCCTTGCTTCCTGAACGCTAACTTTCGATTGGTTGATGATGCTACGAATTCCAGGTTCTACTTACAGACTGCAACTGCATAAAGACTTTACCTTCGACGATGCGGCGAGGATCGCCGACTATCTGCATGAACTCGGGATCTCGCATGTCTACAGCTCTCCTTATCTGCAGGCTGCGCCGGGGAGTATGCATGGATATGACGTGGTCGATCATCAGAAGGTGAATGCAGAGCTGGGGGGCGCGGCGGCGCATGACCGGTTCTGCAAGAAGCTGGGCGAGGCGGGGTTGGGGCAGGTGCTGGACATCGTGCCGAACCATATGTCGCTGGGCAAGGAGAATCGCTTCTGGTGGGATGTGCTCGAGAATGGAACGTCGAGCCGGTATGCTTCGTTCTTCGATATCGACTGGCAGCCG
Encoded proteins:
- a CDS encoding glycoside hydrolase family 15 protein, translating into MRVVGYVVAGGVNTPELGGFVAEQKKKVAGSVHERLHGALHGLLHGSLHGALHGSRIEDYSMIGDCETAALVSKEGSIDWLCWPSFPAAACFAALLGTRDHGFWQIAPKGKVKAIRREYEGHTLIVQTTFETREGEVCLIDFMPPREKHSHVVRIVRGVRGRVSMQMDLAIRFDYGRTVPWVTRIEDGVRAIAGSDMVTLRTKARLRGVGMTTRSEFTVRKGETMSFTLTNSSSLEKLPRELSVDKALGETQRFWTKWSRRNAYRGPYAEAVERSLITLKAMTYRPSGGIVAAVTTSLPERIGGSRNWDYRYCWLRDTSFTLLILMQASYMDEAVEWRRWLLRAIAGAPDQVQTIYGICGERQLVEWVADWLPGYEGSKPVRIGNAAVDQFQLDVFGEVSSALSRIPQAEDEIRVSASSVQAALIDHLCKVWPEPDEGIWETRGGAQHFTHSKVMAWVALDRAIKHHEQFDGKGDVKRWKKNREMLHREICRKGFDKKLNSFVQSYGSKQLDASCLLIGLVGFLPMDDPRILGTVEAIERRLMKDGFVERYDTKKTKDGLAGGEGAFLACSFWLVTNLWLIGRKEDAKAMFERLLALRNDAGLLSEEYDPIEKRMVGNFPQALSHIALIHAAFAMSGLWSPEQQARARPALRRRAQ